One window of Deinococcus cellulosilyticus NBRC 106333 = KACC 11606 genomic DNA carries:
- a CDS encoding helix-turn-helix domain-containing protein, protein MTLNDQLRHLPKFLTVREVADFTFCHDRTVRRWIRSGTLSALETPEGLRIPRRELRRFLGLQEAS, encoded by the coding sequence ATGACTTTAAACGACCAGTTGCGTCATCTTCCGAAATTCCTGACCGTGCGCGAGGTGGCAGATTTCACCTTCTGTCATGACCGCACCGTCAGACGCTGGATTCGCTCCGGGACCCTCAGTGCCCTGGAGACTCCGGAAGGCCTGCGGATTCCCAGGCGGGAACTCAGGCGATTCCTGGGATTGCAGGAAGCCAGCTGA
- a CDS encoding DUF554 domain-containing protein yields MDFFLKTSGTWINVVTVLLGTFLGVILGGRIPDRMNRTLMQVLAVTTLYIAIDMGGSLAGLSIGKLPGIIAALICLALGAVIGEVLQLEEHLGGLGETLKEKFKGKGRFTEGFVTASLLFCIGPMTIIGSIQNGLQLDPKTLILKATLDGIAAVALTGVYGMGVGFSAVVVLVVQGIFSLAAGGLASALPNPATDPGVLLITGTGGLMITGISFNLLFGSFDSANRVRVGSFLPALVLAPLLVWLMNLLK; encoded by the coding sequence ATGGATTTTTTCCTGAAAACCAGTGGCACATGGATCAACGTGGTGACGGTCCTTCTGGGCACCTTTCTGGGTGTCATTCTGGGAGGCCGCATCCCTGACCGCATGAACCGCACCCTCATGCAGGTGCTGGCCGTGACAACCCTGTACATTGCCATCGACATGGGAGGAAGTCTGGCAGGGCTCAGCATCGGAAAGCTTCCTGGCATCATTGCCGCCCTGATCTGTCTGGCCCTTGGAGCCGTGATCGGTGAGGTGCTGCAGTTGGAGGAGCATCTGGGGGGTCTGGGAGAAACCCTGAAAGAGAAATTCAAGGGCAAGGGCCGCTTTACCGAGGGCTTTGTCACTGCAAGCCTGCTGTTCTGCATCGGCCCCATGACCATCATCGGGAGCATTCAGAATGGCCTGCAGCTTGATCCCAAAACCCTGATCCTGAAGGCCACGCTGGACGGCATTGCAGCGGTGGCCCTCACCGGGGTGTATGGCATGGGGGTGGGGTTCTCTGCTGTTGTCGTTCTGGTTGTGCAGGGCATCTTCAGCCTGGCGGCAGGTGGGCTGGCCAGCGCACTTCCCAACCCCGCAACAGACCCTGGCGTGCTGCTGATCACCGGAACGGGAGGTCTGATGATCACCGGGATCAGTTTCAACCTGCTTTTCGGCAGTTTCGATTCTGCAAACCGGGTGCGTGTGGGCTCTTTCCTGCCCGCTCTGGTGCTGGCCCCGCTGCTCGTCTGGCTGATGAACCTGCTGAAATGA
- the plsY gene encoding glycerol-3-phosphate 1-O-acyltransferase PlsY — MQILVLLLSYLFGSIPIGLLIARLYNIDITKVGSGNIGATNIQRNLGWGPALVVLAFDIFKGGIVLYLAKMLGMSDFYLAACALAAVLGHNYSIFLKFKGGKGVATSIGTLLVMNPLIGLGTVVIAVGIMYLTRFVSAGSMMGGIAAVLLLLYHGDPLWQVVTATGLALLILWTHRDNFQRLQAGTERRLGSPKEAKK; from the coding sequence GTGCAAATTCTGGTTCTGCTGCTTTCCTACCTGTTCGGAAGCATTCCGATTGGCCTCCTGATTGCCCGGCTTTACAACATCGACATCACCAAGGTGGGGTCCGGGAACATCGGGGCCACCAACATCCAGCGCAACCTGGGGTGGGGTCCGGCCCTTGTGGTGCTGGCCTTTGACATCTTCAAAGGGGGCATTGTCCTGTATCTGGCAAAAATGCTGGGCATGTCGGATTTCTATCTGGCTGCCTGTGCCCTGGCTGCCGTGCTGGGACACAATTACAGCATCTTTCTGAAGTTCAAAGGTGGGAAAGGGGTCGCCACATCCATTGGCACCCTGCTGGTGATGAATCCCCTGATTGGACTGGGTACGGTGGTGATTGCTGTGGGCATCATGTACCTGACCCGCTTTGTCTCGGCTGGCAGCATGATGGGAGGCATAGCTGCAGTGCTCTTGCTGCTGTACCACGGTGATCCGCTGTGGCAGGTGGTCACCGCCACCGGTCTGGCCCTGCTGATCCTGTGGACCCACCGGGACAACTTCCAGCGTCTGCAGGCAGGCACCGAGCGCCGACTGGGATCTCCGAAGGAAGCGAAAAAATAA
- the bshB1 gene encoding bacillithiol biosynthesis deacetylase BshB1: MRQVYGQLQSLYALCIAPHPDDAEIGAGGTLIRLAEADKAVGILELSLGEMGTLGTPEERLQEAKNAAEIMGLAWRGNLEFPDGGIRAERDQVLKLARVLRQVRPEVLFIPHPLDRHPDHVGSHQLCKEAVHVAGLRKADLKESPHKVRRVLLYQGNFPMEASVLVDTSNVQEKWEKCVMAHTSQFTGPAISETVSPEVVDRRRARNMYWGTFAGVKYAEAFASETPLLLDPTTL, encoded by the coding sequence ATGAGACAGGTTTATGGCCAGTTGCAATCCCTCTATGCCCTGTGCATTGCCCCCCACCCGGACGATGCAGAAATCGGGGCTGGAGGCACCCTGATCCGCCTTGCTGAAGCAGACAAAGCTGTTGGGATTCTGGAACTGTCTCTGGGCGAGATGGGCACCCTCGGCACCCCCGAAGAGCGCCTCCAGGAAGCCAAGAACGCCGCTGAAATCATGGGGCTGGCCTGGAGGGGAAACCTGGAATTCCCGGATGGTGGAATCAGGGCAGAGAGAGATCAGGTCCTGAAACTCGCCCGGGTGTTGCGTCAGGTCAGGCCTGAAGTGCTGTTCATCCCCCATCCGCTGGACAGGCATCCTGACCATGTGGGCAGCCACCAGCTCTGCAAAGAAGCTGTGCATGTCGCAGGTTTGCGCAAAGCAGACCTGAAAGAATCACCCCACAAAGTCAGACGGGTTTTGCTCTATCAGGGAAATTTCCCCATGGAGGCAAGTGTTCTGGTGGACACCAGCAACGTGCAGGAGAAGTGGGAAAAGTGTGTGATGGCCCACACCAGCCAGTTCACCGGGCCTGCCATTTCAGAAACGGTTTCTCCTGAGGTGGTGGACCGCCGCCGGGCACGCAACATGTACTGGGGCACGTTTGCAGGGGTGAAATACGCTGAGGCATTTGCCAGCGAAACCCCTCTGCTTCTGGACCCCACCACACTTTGA
- a CDS encoding cytochrome P460 family protein, with amino-acid sequence MKRVAQYALAGLLLVSSTPVRIPSPQENPDGAAAALPYPEHYRETMTLYAVVDRPDGMVRKLYVSQSALKAVQSKQPYPTSGDALYVIENYRAQSANQKYLLDAQRHMVPKDIPETIHVMQRRANKAGAMDNWNVQSFFYNTGEIEGRANLFECWACHVSAEKREFVFSRPVLQRFLASGQVQRWDCPKINRQLCDQHLDPP; translated from the coding sequence ATGAAGCGTGTGGCACAGTACGCACTGGCAGGATTGCTGCTGGTCTCAAGCACCCCTGTGAGGATTCCCAGTCCCCAGGAGAACCCTGATGGGGCCGCTGCAGCCCTCCCCTACCCTGAACATTACCGGGAGACCATGACCCTGTACGCGGTGGTGGACCGCCCGGATGGCATGGTGCGCAAGCTGTACGTGAGCCAGAGTGCCCTGAAAGCGGTGCAAAGCAAACAGCCATACCCCACTTCTGGAGACGCCCTGTATGTGATCGAGAACTACAGGGCGCAAAGTGCCAACCAGAAATACCTGCTGGATGCTCAGCGCCACATGGTTCCGAAAGACATCCCGGAAACCATCCATGTGATGCAGCGCCGGGCCAACAAAGCAGGAGCGATGGACAACTGGAATGTCCAGAGTTTCTTTTACAACACAGGAGAAATTGAGGGGCGGGCCAACCTGTTCGAGTGCTGGGCCTGTCATGTTTCGGCAGAGAAGCGTGAATTTGTGTTCTCCAGACCCGTCCTGCAGAGGTTTCTGGCTTCAGGGCAGGTGCAGCGCTGGGACTGTCCAAAAATCAACCGTCAACTGTGTGACCAGCATTTGGACCCGCCCTGA
- a CDS encoding FAD-dependent oxidoreductase translates to MKRDQKVIVVGAGIMGSMIAAKLRDVGAEVTLLDAGFAGQATRASGGMLAPTSEARSIPSSWRVQAQVSLKLWQEWLQRFEKLGVDVGYIPGLGHAAMSMQEAQQHRTSGQWQQDHPDHPHGMAFFPEEGSVDPEQVLRALHLLCPVTPAEVTTLHVDERNVTLKTTAGSMQSDQVVLACGAWTSRFGVEVQARQGQALLLEGQHVDHALYKGRGYLVPRGGSTFVGATDIETWDVTPTRGARKTLLAYAHQHRPASVQSRVLDHKVGLRPYRSEPFVGPHPTLRNVLVATGHHRNGVLLAPVTAQVVTGLFMQASQGSYGAPVH, encoded by the coding sequence TTGAAAAGAGACCAGAAAGTGATTGTGGTTGGGGCAGGCATCATGGGCAGCATGATTGCCGCCAAGCTCAGGGATGTGGGTGCAGAAGTTACCCTGCTGGATGCAGGTTTTGCAGGGCAGGCCACCCGGGCCAGTGGGGGGATGCTGGCCCCCACCAGTGAAGCCCGGTCCATTCCCTCCTCATGGCGCGTGCAGGCACAGGTTTCTCTGAAGTTGTGGCAGGAATGGCTCCAGCGTTTTGAGAAGCTGGGTGTGGATGTGGGGTACATTCCCGGGCTCGGCCATGCAGCCATGAGCATGCAGGAAGCACAGCAGCACCGCACCTCAGGCCAGTGGCAGCAAGACCATCCTGACCATCCACATGGCATGGCTTTTTTCCCTGAAGAGGGCAGTGTGGACCCTGAACAGGTTTTGCGTGCCCTTCACCTGCTCTGTCCAGTGACCCCTGCAGAGGTGACAACCTTGCACGTCGACGAACGGAACGTCACCCTCAAGACCACTGCAGGCAGCATGCAGTCAGATCAGGTGGTGCTGGCCTGCGGTGCCTGGACCTCCAGGTTCGGAGTGGAGGTCCAGGCCAGACAGGGTCAGGCCCTGCTGCTGGAAGGCCAGCACGTGGACCACGCCCTGTACAAGGGCAGAGGCTATCTGGTGCCCCGGGGAGGCAGCACTTTTGTCGGGGCCACGGACATCGAGACCTGGGACGTGACCCCAACACGGGGAGCCAGGAAGACCCTGCTTGCCTATGCGCACCAGCACCGTCCGGCATCTGTGCAGTCCCGTGTGCTGGATCACAAGGTGGGGTTGCGCCCCTACAGGTCAGAGCCTTTTGTTGGACCCCATCCCACACTGCGAAATGTGCTGGTCGCCACTGGCCATCACCGCAATGGGGTGTTGCTGGCCCCTGTTACAGCTCAGGTGGTGACAGGGCTTTTCATGCAGGCATCACAGGGTTCTTATGGGGCACCCGTACACTGA